From a region of the Candidatus Rhabdochlamydia porcellionis genome:
- a CDS encoding KH domain-containing protein — MKEFIAYIIKNIVDSPEEVNIQVIDNQKETTVEVRVSAHDVAKVVGRQGRTIRSLRIIVGAIGARFNCRVRVEVL, encoded by the coding sequence ATGAAAGAATTTATTGCTTATATTATTAAAAATATAGTTGACTCTCCTGAAGAGGTAAATATTCAAGTGATTGATAATCAGAAAGAAACAACAGTTGAAGTGAGAGTTTCTGCTCATGATGTGGCTAAAGTAGTAGGTAGACAAGGGCGGACGATTCGTTCCTTAAGGATTATTGTTGGTGCTATTGGAGCGCGTTTTAATTGCCGGGTGCGTGTAGAGGTGCTTTGA
- the miaA gene encoding tRNA (adenosine(37)-N6)-dimethylallyltransferase MiaA, translating to MGTAGICEDKELQLLLTQFPLEQTHKLIPRSQKKKVIIIAGPTGVGKTALSLLIAKAIGGEIISADSMQVYRGMDIGTAKASLEERREVVHHLIDSRCLDETFNVVEFYKEANSVIKEILDRGAVPIIVGGTGFYIHSLIYGPPNGPPSKPDLRAKLEIEMNTLGTETLYERLKILDPDYAMTVTSKDRQKIMRALEIISVTKNKVSALLPVISELSEIYDFRCWFLYMPKEVLYPRIEKRCDEMLEKGFVEEVKQLELQGLSKNQTASQAIGYRQCLSYLQSPKTQEDLQQFITLFKQASRRYAKRQFTWFRKEPLFRWLNLNKVSVEIAAEIIIRDYEQSF from the coding sequence GTGGGCACTGCAGGTATTTGTGAAGATAAAGAACTCCAGCTTTTACTAACGCAGTTTCCCTTAGAGCAAACCCATAAATTGATTCCCAGATCTCAAAAGAAAAAGGTAATTATTATTGCAGGACCTACCGGAGTGGGTAAAACTGCATTATCCTTATTAATTGCTAAGGCAATTGGCGGTGAGATTATTTCAGCAGATTCCATGCAAGTTTATCGAGGAATGGATATTGGTACTGCCAAAGCCAGTTTAGAAGAGAGAAGAGAAGTCGTTCACCATTTGATTGATAGTCGATGTTTAGATGAAACATTTAATGTGGTAGAGTTTTATAAAGAAGCAAATTCAGTAATTAAAGAGATTTTGGATCGAGGAGCTGTTCCCATTATAGTCGGCGGAACCGGTTTTTACATCCACTCCTTAATCTATGGCCCTCCTAATGGTCCTCCGTCCAAACCGGACTTAAGGGCAAAACTAGAGATAGAGATGAATACTCTCGGTACAGAAACGCTTTACGAGCGTTTAAAAATATTGGATCCAGATTATGCAATGACTGTTACATCGAAAGATAGACAAAAAATTATGCGTGCTTTAGAGATTATTTCTGTGACTAAAAATAAGGTATCAGCCTTGCTACCAGTTATTTCAGAACTATCAGAGATATATGATTTTCGTTGTTGGTTTTTATACATGCCAAAAGAAGTTTTATATCCTAGAATTGAAAAAAGATGCGATGAAATGCTAGAAAAGGGATTTGTTGAAGAGGTGAAGCAGTTGGAATTGCAAGGGTTAAGCAAAAATCAAACCGCCTCTCAAGCAATTGGTTATCGTCAATGCTTAAGCTATTTACAATCACCTAAAACACAAGAAGATTTGCAACAATTTATTACACTTTTTAAACAAGCTTCAAGAAGATATGCTAAAAGGCAATTTACCTGGTTTCGTAAGGAGCCTTTATTTCGCTGGTTGAACCTTAACAAAGTTTCAGTAGAAATAGCAGCTGAAATAATCATTAGAGATTATGAACAAAGCTTTTAA
- a CDS encoding HAD family hydrolase yields the protein MLNLNKNWMHLSVFDLDYTLTTCNCSLAFCRYLIRQNMLSYNHLFYAVYSYFRYYILEKNLLELHRAIFLQALSGRQLSLLEQAADLFVEEYFNQLLYLPSVAHLKLAQHLGHYTLLLSNSPDFLVKKFALKLGFHAWKATDYAIDSEGKLSAVGFVLAGEQKAFYMLELAQKLCVDHKNITAYSDSHLDLPFLEAAGTAISVNPDRVLKKVAGKNGWTVL from the coding sequence ATGCTTAATCTAAATAAGAACTGGATGCATTTAAGCGTATTTGATTTAGATTACACTTTAACAACTTGTAATTGTAGCTTGGCTTTTTGCCGCTATTTAATTAGACAAAACATGTTAAGCTATAACCATTTGTTTTATGCTGTCTATTCTTATTTTCGTTACTATATACTAGAAAAAAATTTGCTTGAGTTACATCGAGCAATTTTTCTTCAGGCGCTATCTGGACGTCAACTATCCTTATTAGAGCAAGCAGCTGATTTATTTGTTGAAGAATATTTTAATCAGCTGCTTTATTTACCATCTGTTGCTCATTTAAAACTAGCCCAACATTTAGGGCATTATACTCTTCTTCTATCAAATTCTCCTGATTTTTTAGTCAAAAAGTTCGCTTTAAAGTTAGGGTTTCATGCTTGGAAAGCAACTGACTATGCAATTGATTCCGAAGGAAAGCTATCTGCTGTTGGCTTTGTTCTGGCAGGGGAACAGAAAGCTTTTTATATGTTAGAATTAGCACAAAAGCTCTGTGTTGATCATAAAAATATTACAGCTTACTCAGATAGCCATTTAGATTTACCCTTTTTAGAGGCTGCAGGGACAGCAATTAGTGTAAATCCCGATCGAGTGCTTAAGAAGGTTGCTGGTAAAAATGGATGGACTGTTCTTTGA
- the nadD gene encoding nicotinate (nicotinamide) nucleotide adenylyltransferase → MDCSLRKQKIGLFGGSFDPFHFGHLNLIVNLLEHAHLDKVFICPAKSTAFKIPHVSIEHRTSMLQLMIEESPSLTLLDWEIQMQKPYTIDTVKRLKKRGEIDLFLLLGEDLLPNLHLWHQIEDLLRLVTPLIASRFVTSQFIDFKLSSQAESKLKKGFIKIPLMEISSEVIRQRLQQRKFCKHLVPAKILDYIQVNHLYS, encoded by the coding sequence ATGGACTGTTCTTTGAGAAAGCAAAAAATTGGTTTATTTGGCGGCAGTTTTGACCCTTTTCATTTCGGTCATTTAAATCTGATAGTTAATTTGTTAGAACATGCTCATCTAGACAAGGTTTTCATTTGTCCTGCCAAAAGTACTGCTTTTAAAATCCCTCATGTTTCTATAGAACATCGTACTAGCATGTTGCAATTAATGATTGAGGAGTCTCCCTCCCTCACTTTGCTAGACTGGGAAATTCAAATGCAGAAACCTTATACGATAGATACAGTCAAAAGGTTAAAAAAAAGAGGGGAAATAGATCTTTTTCTTTTATTAGGAGAAGATCTTTTACCCAACTTGCATCTTTGGCATCAGATAGAAGATCTTTTACGTCTAGTAACCCCCTTAATAGCTTCGCGATTTGTCACTTCTCAATTCATTGATTTTAAGCTGTCTTCTCAAGCAGAGAGCAAACTAAAAAAAGGATTTATAAAAATTCCTTTAATGGAAATTAGTAGTGAAGTGATACGCCAGCGTTTGCAGCAAAGAAAGTTTTGTAAGCATCTTGTACCTGCAAAGATACTAGACTATATTCAAGTAAATCACCTATACTCTTAA
- the rsfS gene encoding ribosome silencing factor yields MNIQEIPPYLNQIAQIIFDKKGSNILALDIRGISSLADFVIIAEGNVDKHVSAIASTIVDELKKVGFKPSYVEGLQNGDWAVIDYLDTMVHIFEPGLRERYRLEELWNKGAIIDLKINIESDKQA; encoded by the coding sequence ATGAATATTCAAGAAATTCCTCCATACCTTAATCAAATTGCTCAGATTATTTTTGATAAGAAAGGCAGCAATATTTTAGCACTTGATATAAGAGGCATTAGCTCGCTTGCTGATTTTGTCATTATTGCAGAAGGCAATGTAGATAAACATGTAAGCGCTATTGCAAGTACTATTGTTGATGAACTGAAGAAAGTAGGCTTTAAACCCTCTTATGTAGAAGGCCTGCAGAACGGTGATTGGGCCGTTATCGATTACTTAGATACCATGGTTCATATTTTTGAACCTGGGTTGAGAGAAAGATACCGTTTGGAGGAATTATGGAACAAGGGGGCTATTATAGATTTAAAAATCAATATTGAATCAGATAAGCAAGCTTAG
- the fabF gene encoding beta-ketoacyl-ACP synthase II, whose translation MEKKRVVVTGMGLASCFGTDVETFYQQLLLGKSGVVPIEEFPCQDYPTRFAASIRNFEVGDYLDKKQARRVDPFIRYAIVAGKKALQQAHLLTPELLSKLKKQRCGVIIGSGMGGMHMFYNGTQTLIKEGFKRLTPFFVPFIITNMAGALLGIELGFMGPNYSISTACATANYSIHAAAEHIFRGEADLMLCGGTEAPINPIGVGGFVACHALSKYNEDPQKASRPWDKERDGFVIGEGAGVLVLESLEHALARNAPILCEYLGGAINCDAFHMTSPREDGKGVQLCMEQAIKNSDISKERINYINAHATSTQVGDLCEIRGIKQTFGSNTANIKINATKSMIGHCLGAAGGIEAVALIEQMRQGMLHPTINLEEPEEEVQDLDIVVKATPHKVTAALSNSFGFGGHNSSLIFAPYG comes from the coding sequence ATGGAAAAAAAACGGGTTGTTGTTACAGGAATGGGCCTTGCGTCTTGTTTTGGCACAGATGTGGAGACATTTTACCAACAGCTTCTATTGGGAAAGAGTGGAGTTGTCCCTATTGAAGAATTTCCTTGTCAAGACTATCCCACTAGATTTGCTGCTAGCATTCGCAACTTTGAAGTGGGTGATTATTTAGATAAAAAACAAGCAAGACGGGTTGATCCTTTTATTCGCTATGCAATTGTAGCGGGAAAGAAGGCTCTACAACAAGCACACCTCCTAACACCTGAATTATTATCGAAGTTAAAGAAGCAACGCTGTGGTGTAATTATAGGCTCTGGTATGGGTGGAATGCATATGTTCTATAACGGTACTCAAACCCTTATAAAAGAAGGGTTTAAACGTCTTACCCCTTTTTTCGTTCCTTTCATTATTACTAATATGGCTGGTGCTTTATTGGGAATTGAATTGGGCTTTATGGGACCTAATTACTCCATTTCTACGGCCTGTGCTACAGCTAACTATTCTATACATGCAGCAGCAGAGCATATTTTTCGTGGAGAAGCGGATCTTATGTTATGCGGGGGGACAGAAGCTCCTATTAATCCGATTGGAGTAGGAGGGTTTGTTGCTTGCCATGCTTTATCAAAATACAATGAGGATCCTCAAAAAGCCTCTAGGCCTTGGGATAAGGAAAGAGATGGCTTTGTTATTGGAGAAGGAGCAGGTGTTCTAGTTTTAGAAAGCCTGGAACATGCTTTGGCAAGAAATGCACCTATTTTATGTGAATACCTAGGTGGAGCTATTAATTGCGATGCCTTTCATATGACATCCCCTCGGGAAGATGGAAAAGGAGTTCAGTTGTGTATGGAACAGGCAATTAAAAATTCTGATATATCAAAAGAGCGGATTAACTATATTAATGCACATGCTACTTCTACGCAAGTAGGGGATTTATGTGAGATACGGGGAATTAAACAAACTTTTGGGTCAAATACTGCAAACATTAAAATAAATGCTACTAAATCAATGATTGGGCATTGTCTTGGTGCAGCAGGAGGCATTGAAGCGGTAGCTCTGATTGAGCAAATGCGTCAAGGAATGTTACATCCTACCATTAATTTAGAAGAGCCAGAAGAAGAAGTGCAAGATTTAGATATTGTTGTAAAAGCCACGCCCCATAAAGTAACCGCAGCGCTTAGCAATTCTTTTGGTTTTGGTGGGCATAACTCTAGTTTAATCTTTGCTCCTTATGGTTAA
- a CDS encoding bis(5'-nucleosyl)-tetraphosphatase, giving the protein MIASFGIIPFRKLNGKWQVLLIQHLSGQHWGFPKGRAKETETAQETAIRELKEETGLRVQQILSLKPFTESYYLQKKAKTVSYFPALVTGVLECQPDEVVQARWFDLDEAIKKISFLESQNVFKQAKKYLDGYIT; this is encoded by the coding sequence ATGATAGCCTCTTTTGGTATTATCCCTTTTCGCAAATTAAACGGAAAATGGCAAGTATTGTTGATTCAACATCTTAGTGGACAACATTGGGGTTTCCCAAAAGGCAGAGCTAAAGAAACAGAAACAGCACAAGAGACTGCTATTCGTGAATTAAAAGAAGAGACTGGTTTACGTGTTCAGCAAATCCTTTCTCTAAAGCCTTTTACAGAAAGCTATTATCTTCAAAAGAAAGCTAAGACTGTTAGTTATTTTCCAGCTCTTGTAACCGGAGTTTTGGAGTGTCAGCCAGATGAGGTTGTGCAAGCAAGGTGGTTTGATTTAGATGAAGCGATAAAGAAAATCTCCTTTCTGGAATCGCAAAATGTTTTTAAGCAAGCAAAGAAGTATCTTGATGGATATATTACGTAA
- a CDS encoding biotin transporter BioY, with amino-acid sequence MNTMSIQTETKTYVRETLIVLGMSFFIALVAPISIPLPFTPVPIVLQNTLILSLSVLFGAKRTILAVIGFLLQGALGFPVFATCTGGFACLLGSNAGYFLGYIIAAGMVGFLNRSASKNNLFWILSIGDGIIYLFGAIWLAVFIGWTQAILLGVLPFLFGDIIKRLLAIKCIHFLRK; translated from the coding sequence ATGAATACAATGAGCATACAGACTGAAACAAAAACTTATGTACGAGAAACACTTATTGTATTGGGAATGAGTTTCTTTATAGCATTAGTTGCGCCTATTTCTATTCCTCTTCCTTTTACTCCCGTGCCCATCGTATTGCAGAATACCCTGATTCTGTCGCTTTCTGTGTTATTTGGGGCCAAAAGAACAATACTTGCTGTAATAGGATTTTTATTGCAAGGAGCTTTAGGATTTCCTGTATTTGCAACCTGTACAGGAGGCTTTGCTTGTTTATTAGGTTCTAATGCTGGATATTTCTTAGGGTATATAATAGCTGCAGGAATGGTGGGTTTTTTAAATCGTTCTGCGTCTAAAAATAATCTTTTTTGGATCTTATCAATTGGGGATGGAATTATTTATCTATTTGGAGCTATTTGGCTTGCAGTTTTTATAGGATGGACACAAGCTATACTCTTAGGAGTGCTTCCTTTCTTGTTTGGAGATATTATTAAGCGTTTACTAGCTATTAAATGTATTCATTTTTTGCGTAAATAA
- a CDS encoding AMP-binding protein → MKQSRPTTWILNGFCWIIRKLLSLRYRIEICGWENIKNHSFKKPGGILFLPNHPAEIDPVIVESLLWPLFQPRPLVVEHFYYLKGFRWFMDLVKAIPLPTMDSLASKWRGKKVDQCMQEIVKGLKEKNHFMIYPSGRLKISGFEIIGGASFVHRLLQLCPDLNIVLVRTTGLWGSQFSRAITGISPNFGQILRRCAKFLCKSGFFFMPKRNVKVEFSLPPLDFPWDTTRVDFNKYLEEWYNRYPDPGAEPLTLISYSRWQKKIPKITQQQVPIELIANQMVTSDVQKTIFAHLSRLSGHSEEKIAREMDLSRDLGLDSLDVAGLCVFLEEQYGVIGINPEKLQVVEDLLQSASGSEKEKNKSNILPSLPEAWIEKKKRPSIEIPKGETMGQVLLRSLDRMSFSVACADHIAGVFSYSSFKRSILALQSYFRSLPGEHIGVLLPSSVVAYLVISAIWLSNKIPVMLNWTMGTRSLDHAVDLVQLQFVVTSHRFLDRLNEVDFGKLEENRMLFLEDIKQEIGIVAKLKAAMGSMLSSEFLINYLGLDKIKKDQNAVILFTSGTEAFPKAVGLSHENLLTNQRDCIALNVIEFGSCLYAVLPPFHSMGFSLTGMMPLLAGVKTCYAPDPTDSYGMAQDIAYWKPTIFCCSPSFIQGLFRVAKPKELDSLRFILSGAEKAPDELFNYVKRFLPKAQLIEGYGATECSPLVTSNLRGIDRNGVGFPLKHTEICILDVKTKKPKPLGQEGEIYISGLNVFKGYLDSDSNPFIVFQEKKWYASGDLGYITPEGALTLSGRLKRVIKIGGEMIGLGGIEDKLIEVAHRKQWLTGEKEGIGLAISMREIEAEKPQLILFTTFSVSKEEINTILKEEGFGKIVKISEVRMISQIPLTGTGKKNYRLLDELSKTNNDAFKDL, encoded by the coding sequence ATGAAGCAGAGTAGGCCAACTACTTGGATTTTAAATGGTTTTTGTTGGATTATTCGCAAATTGCTTTCCTTACGCTATCGCATTGAGATTTGTGGTTGGGAGAACATTAAAAATCATTCTTTTAAAAAACCCGGTGGGATTTTATTTTTACCTAATCATCCTGCTGAAATAGATCCTGTAATTGTAGAGAGCCTTCTATGGCCCTTATTCCAACCTCGACCTCTCGTAGTTGAGCATTTTTATTACCTTAAAGGATTTCGTTGGTTTATGGATCTAGTTAAGGCTATCCCTTTGCCGACAATGGATTCATTAGCTAGTAAGTGGCGTGGGAAAAAAGTAGATCAATGCATGCAAGAAATTGTTAAAGGTCTTAAGGAGAAAAATCATTTCATGATTTATCCCTCTGGTCGCTTAAAAATTTCCGGCTTTGAAATCATTGGTGGAGCTTCTTTTGTACATCGTTTACTACAGCTTTGCCCAGATCTTAATATAGTATTAGTGCGAACGACAGGGCTTTGGGGGAGCCAATTTTCTCGGGCGATAACCGGAATATCTCCTAATTTTGGTCAAATCTTAAGAAGATGCGCTAAGTTTTTGTGTAAAAGTGGATTTTTCTTTATGCCTAAGCGCAATGTGAAAGTGGAATTTTCTCTGCCACCTTTAGATTTTCCTTGGGATACGACACGTGTAGACTTTAATAAGTATTTAGAAGAATGGTATAATCGCTATCCTGACCCAGGAGCAGAGCCATTAACGCTTATCTCTTATTCTCGTTGGCAGAAAAAAATCCCAAAGATTACTCAGCAGCAAGTTCCCATTGAGCTAATCGCAAATCAGATGGTAACTTCTGATGTACAAAAAACGATTTTTGCCCATTTAAGCAGGTTATCAGGACATTCCGAAGAGAAGATTGCAAGAGAAATGGACCTGTCTCGTGATCTAGGCCTTGATTCTTTGGACGTTGCAGGCTTATGTGTATTTTTGGAGGAACAATATGGAGTTATTGGAATAAATCCAGAAAAATTACAGGTTGTTGAAGATCTTTTACAAAGTGCTTCCGGTTCTGAAAAAGAAAAAAATAAAAGCAATATATTGCCGTCATTGCCAGAGGCTTGGATAGAAAAGAAGAAACGTCCCAGTATAGAGATTCCGAAAGGGGAAACGATGGGACAAGTTTTATTGCGTAGCTTGGATAGAATGTCTTTCTCTGTTGCTTGTGCTGATCATATAGCAGGGGTATTCTCCTATTCTAGTTTTAAACGCTCTATTTTAGCACTTCAATCATATTTTCGTTCTCTTCCAGGAGAACATATAGGAGTTCTTTTGCCTTCTTCTGTTGTCGCATATCTTGTGATCTCTGCAATTTGGTTATCTAACAAGATCCCTGTTATGTTGAATTGGACAATGGGGACTCGTTCTTTAGATCATGCAGTGGATCTTGTTCAACTGCAGTTTGTGGTAACTTCTCATCGTTTTTTAGACCGTTTAAATGAAGTAGATTTTGGTAAATTAGAAGAAAATCGAATGCTTTTTTTAGAGGATATTAAACAAGAGATCGGGATTGTAGCTAAATTAAAGGCAGCAATGGGTTCTATGTTATCTAGCGAATTTTTAATTAATTATCTTGGTTTAGATAAAATAAAGAAAGATCAGAATGCAGTCATTTTATTTACTAGTGGAACAGAGGCTTTCCCGAAAGCTGTTGGTCTATCACATGAGAATTTGCTTACTAATCAAAGAGACTGTATTGCTCTTAATGTTATAGAATTTGGATCTTGCCTCTATGCAGTATTACCTCCTTTTCACTCTATGGGATTTTCTCTTACAGGAATGATGCCGCTTTTAGCTGGAGTTAAAACTTGTTATGCTCCTGATCCAACAGATAGTTATGGGATGGCACAGGATATAGCCTATTGGAAGCCAACGATATTTTGTTGTTCACCAAGTTTCATTCAAGGACTTTTTCGAGTAGCAAAACCCAAAGAACTAGACTCCTTGCGTTTTATTTTATCAGGAGCAGAAAAAGCTCCTGATGAACTGTTTAATTACGTAAAGAGGTTTTTGCCAAAAGCTCAACTGATTGAAGGATATGGAGCCACAGAATGTAGTCCTTTAGTTACAAGTAATCTTCGGGGAATAGATAGAAATGGAGTTGGTTTCCCTTTGAAGCATACAGAAATCTGTATTTTGGATGTAAAAACAAAAAAGCCTAAACCATTAGGCCAGGAAGGAGAGATCTATATCTCAGGTTTAAACGTGTTTAAAGGATACCTTGATTCTGACTCTAATCCTTTTATTGTTTTTCAAGAAAAAAAATGGTACGCTTCAGGGGATTTAGGTTATATTACTCCTGAAGGAGCACTTACTTTATCTGGTAGATTAAAAAGAGTGATTAAGATTGGTGGTGAGATGATTGGCTTAGGTGGTATAGAAGATAAGCTGATAGAGGTAGCTCACCGTAAACAGTGGTTAACAGGTGAAAAGGAAGGAATTGGTTTAGCAATTAGTATGCGTGAGATAGAAGCAGAAAAACCTCAATTGATTCTATTTACTACTTTTTCTGTTTCTAAAGAAGAAATTAATACTATTTTGAAAGAAGAAGGGTTTGGAAAAATTGTAAAGATCTCTGAAGTGCGCATGATTTCGCAAATACCTTTAACGGGCACTGGAAAAAAGAATTATCGCTTATTAGATGAATTGAGTAAAACAAACAATGATGCATTTAAAGATCTATAA
- the cysS gene encoding cysteine--tRNA ligase, with the protein MHLKIYNTESRKKEEVLPLDGKTIHMYTCGPTIYHYAHIGNFRTYVAEDLLRRSLKLLGYQIIQVMNITDIDDKTIKAAIAQKVSLYEYTRPYEEAFFEDLHSLNIEPVEYYPRATEYIEEMILIIQKLLELKIAYQGIDKSIYFSIAKFPSYGRLSHLCLDQLEAGASNRMSEDEYEKENLADFALWKAYDPEKEQGIYWDSPFGPGRPGWHIECSAMAMKLLGSSIDIHAGGVDNMFPHHENEIAQSEAFSCSRFVKYWVHIEHLLIDHKKMSKSLGNFYTLRDLIAKGYEGRHIRYLLLQTHYRTQLNFTFKALEAARASLQRIDDFIARLKTLAIGLEEESTIEILKAAEEMFYIHLADDLNISAALATVFELIRQVNTLCDEKKVSLSEAKKIFIFLQKIDTVLGCIFVEEECIPEDLQEILRLRQRARREKNWKLADSYRDKIQIRGYCIEDSPQGPRLKNMRTI; encoded by the coding sequence ATGCATTTAAAGATCTATAATACAGAAAGTAGAAAAAAAGAAGAAGTACTGCCTTTAGACGGTAAAACAATTCACATGTATACATGTGGCCCCACTATTTATCATTACGCACATATTGGAAATTTTCGTACTTATGTTGCAGAAGATCTCTTGCGTAGAAGTTTGAAGCTTTTAGGATATCAGATTATACAAGTAATGAATATCACTGATATTGACGATAAGACAATTAAGGCAGCAATCGCGCAAAAAGTGTCTTTGTATGAATACACAAGACCTTACGAAGAGGCATTTTTCGAGGATCTTCATTCTTTGAACATAGAACCTGTCGAATATTATCCTCGAGCTACAGAATATATAGAAGAGATGATTTTGATTATTCAGAAATTACTCGAATTAAAAATAGCTTATCAAGGGATAGACAAAAGCATTTATTTTTCCATTGCCAAATTTCCTTCCTATGGACGTCTTTCACATCTTTGCCTAGATCAGTTAGAAGCTGGCGCTTCTAATCGGATGTCAGAAGATGAATATGAAAAAGAAAACTTAGCTGATTTTGCTTTATGGAAAGCCTATGATCCAGAAAAAGAGCAAGGAATTTATTGGGACAGCCCATTTGGTCCTGGGCGTCCAGGATGGCATATAGAATGCTCTGCCATGGCTATGAAATTATTGGGCTCTAGCATCGATATTCATGCTGGAGGAGTAGACAATATGTTTCCTCATCATGAAAATGAGATTGCTCAATCAGAGGCTTTTTCTTGTTCACGGTTTGTCAAATACTGGGTACATATAGAGCATCTTTTAATCGATCATAAGAAGATGTCAAAAAGCTTAGGCAATTTTTATACCTTGCGAGATCTTATAGCAAAAGGATATGAAGGACGCCATATCCGTTATCTTCTATTGCAGACTCATTATCGCACCCAGCTTAATTTTACTTTTAAAGCCCTAGAAGCAGCACGCGCTTCTCTACAAAGAATAGATGATTTCATTGCACGACTAAAGACATTGGCAATAGGCCTAGAAGAAGAATCTACTATAGAGATTCTTAAAGCAGCAGAAGAGATGTTTTATATACACCTTGCAGATGATTTAAATATTTCTGCAGCGTTAGCTACTGTGTTTGAATTGATTCGTCAAGTGAACACTCTTTGTGACGAAAAGAAGGTCTCTTTAAGTGAAGCAAAAAAAATATTCATTTTCCTACAAAAGATTGATACTGTACTAGGGTGTATCTTTGTAGAGGAAGAATGCATACCAGAGGACCTACAAGAGATTCTACGTTTAAGACAGCGAGCGCGCAGAGAGAAAAACTGGAAATTAGCCGATAGCTACCGTGATAAAATTCAGATACGAGGGTATTGTATAGAAGATAGCCCTCAAGGTCCACGTTTAAAAAACATGAGAACCATATGA